A genome region from Sulfurovum sp. TSL6 includes the following:
- a CDS encoding glycosyltransferase — protein MKKNLILFTVSYPYGDKEQFLETEILYLAKYFENVTVIPTFIKGDKREIPENIVVDTTFAYQNNNIKFAFYSLVTKYTYKEIIANLSIILSLKKLQKLASFTGRGVALFKHLKVNYSTENIFYSYWFNGAVFASFLYDQKVAKINYVTRVHGSDLYLEQNDGYLPLRPTVLKNIKKIFPISKNGYDYLRQHYQMDLSKISLSRLGTSDHNITTKMSQDSKHFHIVSCSHLSPVKRTDLMIMSLSNVAQKNPTIAFFWTHIGTGVEYRKIKAFAHKMLPENVTVDFLGNLDNAAVFDFYKNHFVDLFINTSISEGIPVTFMEAMSCSIPVMALDVGGISEIVNNDNGILLDKKASYDTIAEALHHIVNNKTLLADKKSHARDTWDHYYNANHNYRVFVEVLSSFSGGRSSK, from the coding sequence ATGAAAAAAAACCTTATTTTATTTACTGTGTCATATCCTTATGGGGATAAAGAACAGTTTTTGGAAACTGAAATTTTATATTTAGCTAAATATTTTGAAAATGTAACTGTCATTCCTACATTTATAAAGGGAGATAAGAGAGAAATTCCAGAAAATATAGTTGTAGATACAACGTTTGCATATCAAAACAATAACATAAAGTTTGCTTTTTACAGTTTGGTTACAAAATATACCTATAAAGAGATCATTGCTAATCTCAGTATAATACTTTCTTTAAAAAAGTTACAAAAACTGGCTTCTTTTACTGGTAGAGGTGTCGCACTTTTTAAACATCTGAAAGTCAATTATAGTACAGAAAATATTTTTTATTCATATTGGTTTAATGGGGCTGTTTTTGCTTCTTTTTTGTATGATCAAAAAGTTGCAAAAATCAACTATGTAACTCGAGTACATGGCAGTGATCTTTATCTTGAACAAAATGACGGGTATTTGCCTCTGAGACCAACAGTACTCAAAAATATTAAAAAAATTTTTCCTATTTCCAAAAATGGGTATGATTATCTAAGGCAGCATTATCAGATGGATTTATCAAAAATATCACTCTCTAGATTGGGAACAAGTGACCACAATATCACTACGAAAATGTCTCAGGATTCAAAGCATTTTCATATTGTAAGCTGCTCTCACCTGAGTCCAGTAAAGCGAACGGATTTAATGATCATGTCTTTATCAAATGTAGCACAAAAAAATCCAACAATCGCCTTTTTCTGGACACATATAGGTACTGGTGTAGAGTATCGCAAAATAAAAGCTTTTGCACACAAGATGCTTCCTGAAAATGTTACAGTAGATTTTCTTGGAAATTTAGACAACGCAGCTGTTTTTGATTTTTACAAAAATCATTTTGTTGATCTATTTATCAATACGAGTATTTCTGAAGGTATACCTGTGACATTTATGGAAGCAATGAGTTGCTCTATCCCTGTTATGGCATTAGATGTTGGCGGTATTTCAGAAATAGTGAACAATGATAATGGAATTTTGTTAGATAAAAAAGCGAGTTACGATACAATTGCAGAAGCATTACATCACATAGTAAATAATAAGACTTTATTGGCAGATAAGAAAAGCCATGCAAGAGATACTTGGGACCATTACTATAATGCTAATCATAATTATAGGGTTTTTGTTGAGGTATTATCTAGTTTTTCAGGAGGAAGATCATCAAAATAG